The DNA segment CCCCATCAAGGCGATGTGCAGTGAGATCAAAGGTTCTGGGGCAAGCAGGGTTTCCAACTGAAATCGGCACAATGCCAAAGCGCTTAGATAATCATGTGCGATCAGCACCTGCTTTAGCGAACGTTCACGTTCGTGATAGCCAGGTAAATTTTCGGGAATAGGTGAAGAGCGCGGTCGCAACAAAGGCTTAGCCCTTGACGCCTCCGGCAGTCAAACCAGAAATTAAAAAGCGCTGAGCCACCAAAAAGACGACCAAAACCGGAATCGTGACAATAATCGCACCAGCCGCCATTAAGTGCCAGGCGGTATTGAACTCGAAGACATAGGTGCGCAAGCCCACCGGCAAAGTATAGTGATTCTCACCAGTCATAAAGGTGAGTGCAAACATAAACTCATTCCAGGCCGTAATAAAAGAGAAAAATCCCGTAACGGCCAAGCCGGGCAAAGACAAGGGCAAAATGATCCGCACAAAGGTCCCAAAGGCTGTCATGCCATCGATCATGGCGGCTTCTTCCAAAGACATGGGAATCGCATCAAAGAAACCCTTCAGCATCCAGACACAGAAGGGCAGTGAAAGCGTGGAATAGGCAATAATTAAGCCAGAAAAGGTATTGAGCAGCCCCAAGTCTTTCATAATATTGTAAAGCGGCACAATCAAAATCGCTCCCGGAAACATCTGGGCCACCAGAAACGCAAAGAGAACCGTTTTTTTGCCCCAGAATTCAAAGCGGGAAACCGAATAGGCAGTGGTAGCCGCCAGAATGATCCCAATGACAGTCGTCAACAAGGCAATCATGACGCTGTTAAACATCCATTGCCAAAACAGACCGCCCTGTAAGACCTGTTGGTAATTTTCCAAGGTCACCGTTTTAGGAAAAACCGTGACCTGAGGGCTTAAGACCTCTGCAGCAGGCTTGAGTGAGGTTGAAAAAATCCAAAAAACAGGAAAAATCGCAATCAGAGCAGCCACAACCAGCACAAAATAGCTGAACCAGGAGGGTTTGCCAAGGCTTGGATTTTGTTCCATTGGAATCCTGCTTTCATGAGTCTTTCAGGGATTCATTATAGTACAGAAAACGATGAGACCCAAGCTGGGATCCAGACTTCAGCAAAACTTTCTCAAAAAACAAGCCCCCTGGAAGTTCTTTCCAGGGGGCTTTTGCTTGGGAATTAGCTTCCGAAACTGATCGTAACGGCACCAATCGATTGGATTTTAATTTTGGGCGCAATCTCGTTATAAGAGAGCACAGTCAACATCGGGAAGTTACGTTCTGTCAGTTTTTTCACATGGGGGCGAATCTGAGGATTGCACAAAACCACCGGATTGTGTCCGGCATTGGTCGCGGCCTGAACTTCATTCGCCAGCTTGGCAAGGATCTGCTGGCTGACCTGGGGGTTCAGAGCCAAAACTGCACCCTGCGCGGTTTGCTGAATACTTTCCTGAACAGCCTGTTCAACTTTGGGATCCAGAGTGATGACGGGAATAATATTCTGCTCATTTGACAGATTGTTACAGATCTGGCGAGAGAGCGACTGACGGGCCAATTCTGACAAGGTATCGGGATCCTGGTTGATCTTGGCGAAGTCGGTCAACTTTTCAAGAATGGTGGCCAAATCGCGAATAGAAACACGTTCACGAATCAGGTTCTGCAAAACTTTCTGAACCCCGCCCAGAGAGAGCAAATCGGGAATCAATTCCTTGACCACCACAGGATGCTTTTCTTTGACTTTGTTGATCATGACCTGGACTTCCTGACGGCTCAGGATTTCATGGGCAAAGGTCTTCACAATTTCAGCCACATGCGTAATCAACACATTGGTAGGATCGGTGACCATATAGCCCAACTGAGCAGCGCGTTGCGCTTCGTAACCAGCCACCCAAACAGCGGGGGTTCCGAAAGCGGGATCCTTGGTGGGGAAGCCAACGAGTTCTTGAGAGACATCGGTATCGGGCTGCTGAATCGCGAGCATATAACCCATAAGGATTTCGCCACGGGCAACTTCGATACCTTTGACCTTGATGGAGTATTCGTTGGGACGCAGATTGAGATTGTCTTTGAATTGAATACCAGGCATGACGAAGCCCAGCTCCATGGCGATCTGAACACGCATGGGAACCACGCGGTCGAGCAAGTCGCCGCCCTGTGAAGGGTCGACCAGAGGAATAAGGTCGAGACCCATTTCGAGGGCCAGGGGGTGAACTTCCATAACCTGAAGCACGTTTTCGGGCTTTTTGACTTCCTGTTCGGGAATCGCTGAATCTTCTTCTTCTTCCACCACCATCTGTGCTTTTTTGACAGATTTGCGGTAGACCACAAAAGCGACAACCACCAAAGTAATCGACAAGGCGATAAAGAAGTGGGTGGGCATACCCGGAATAAAACCAAAGCCAAAGATAAAGACAGCGCCCATCGCCAACGATTTATAAGAGGCGAACAACTGGGTCTTCAAGTCAAAGGCCAAATTGCTTTCAGAGATTGCACGGGTGGTCACGAAACCAGCTGAAATAGAGATCAAGAAACCTGGGATAATGGCCACCAGGCCATCCCCAATCGAGAGCGTGGTATAACGGGCCGCAGCTTCGGTCAGCTCCATGCCTTTTTGCAGAACCCCAATCGCAAAACCGCCCAGAATATTGACGATGGTAATAATGATACCTGCGATGGCGTCCCCACGAACGAACTTATTCGCACCGTCCATCGTCCCGAAAAAGTTAGAGCCCTTTTCAAGATCTTTACGGCGTTTTTTAGCTTCTTCAGCGTCAATCAAACCAGCGTTGAAATCAGCGTCAATACTCATCTGTTTACCAGGCATCGCGTCCAAGGTAAAACGAGCGGCAACTTCCGCAACACGCTTGGCACCTTCTGTAATAACGATGAACTGAATAATCATCAGAATCAGGAAGACAACAATCCCAACCACATAATTGCCACCAATTACGAATTGGGCGAAGGTTTCTACTACTTTTCCTGCGTCTGCATTGAGCAGAATGGAACGGGAAGTGGCAACGTTAAGCGAGAGTCGGAACAAGGTTGTAACCAGCAAAAGCTGAGGGAAGACAGCAAATTCAAGTGGATCAATAATATTCAAGGCTGTCAAAAGAATCAGAATAGAGGCGGAAAGGTTGATAACCAGAAAAAGGTCAATCAAGCCTGTCGGCAGGGGAATCATCAGGATTGCAACAACGAGAATCGCCAGCGATGCTAACGAAATATCCGCTATTATCGAACGGCCTTTATCTTGACTTACTGCTGCCATCGGCTCAAACTCTTAACCTTTTTCAGACATAATTTTGTTTCGGAGGAACTCAATTTAAGTATTTTACCAGATTTGAAAGGCGCAAACTGTGAGATTTAACAATTCGTTAACGCCAAGAATGCGTTTTTTTGTGGTCTCAGAATGAGTGGGGCCCGAAGGCCCCACCCACAGAGAGAACTTAGAATCAGGAGACGCCGGAAGACATCGCTGCCAGACGTTTCTTGAGAGACTGGCTGACCATCTTCTGGGTCATCGGTGGCAGTACGGGGTTCTGAGAGAGGCGACTGCGCACTTCGTTCTGGATTTCGGGGTTCAGCAGATTGATAACATCTTCTGCCTGTCCGGGATCCAATTGGGCCAGTACCGCAACCAGGGTTGGCAGGCGCTCAGTGGAGAGCAACTGCGCCACGGTCTGAGGCGTTACACCTTGGAGGAATCCAAAGGGGTTGTCAGGCGTTGGCGGCATAATCGGCGCACGGCTTACTTCCTGTGCCTGCTGGGCGGGCATGGGAGGCATTCCAGGGGCGGCGGGCAAGCCAGGGACACCTTCAGCTCCGGGAAGTCCGGGCATACCAGGCATACCGGGAGGGGGAGCGCCAGGGATGGCTGCGTACTGAGGAACGCCAGCGGCAAACTGTTCGGCTGCAGCGGCTTTCTTCTTGCCAAGCAAGGCACCACCGATACCGGCACCGATCACGAGACCGCCGAGACCGATCAGGATAAAGACCCACATCGGTGTCTTTTCACGGGCTTTTTCCATTTCAGCTTTCAGCTTGTCATAGACCGTGGTATCGAATTTGACCTGACGGACATAGATTTGGTCTTTGGCAGTTTCATCATAATTCACAGCCTTTTTGACCATTTCTTCAACGTCTTCACGGGTAATGGGCGGTGGGCCACCTTCAGCGGCTTCTTCACCTTCTGCCACTACCG comes from the bacterium (Candidatus Blackallbacteria) CG13_big_fil_rev_8_21_14_2_50_49_14 genome and includes:
- a CDS encoding ABC transporter permease encodes the protein MEQNPSLGKPSWFSYFVLVVAALIAIFPVFWIFSTSLKPAAEVLSPQVTVFPKTVTLENYQQVLQGGLFWQWMFNSVMIALLTTVIGIILAATTAYSVSRFEFWGKKTVLFAFLVAQMFPGAILIVPLYNIMKDLGLLNTFSGLIIAYSTLSLPFCVWMLKGFFDAIPMSLEEAAMIDGMTAFGTFVRIILPLSLPGLAVTGFFSFITAWNEFMFALTFMTGENHYTLPVGLRTYVFEFNTAWHLMAAGAIIVTIPVLVVFLVAQRFLISGLTAGGVKG
- the flhA gene encoding flagellar biosynthesis protein FlhA, which produces MAAVSQDKGRSIIADISLASLAILVVAILMIPLPTGLIDLFLVINLSASILILLTALNIIDPLEFAVFPQLLLVTTLFRLSLNVATSRSILLNADAGKVVETFAQFVIGGNYVVGIVVFLILMIIQFIVITEGAKRVAEVAARFTLDAMPGKQMSIDADFNAGLIDAEEAKKRRKDLEKGSNFFGTMDGANKFVRGDAIAGIIITIVNILGGFAIGVLQKGMELTEAAARYTTLSIGDGLVAIIPGFLISISAGFVTTRAISESNLAFDLKTQLFASYKSLAMGAVFIFGFGFIPGMPTHFFIALSITLVVVAFVVYRKSVKKAQMVVEEEEDSAIPEQEVKKPENVLQVMEVHPLALEMGLDLIPLVDPSQGGDLLDRVVPMRVQIAMELGFVMPGIQFKDNLNLRPNEYSIKVKGIEVARGEILMGYMLAIQQPDTDVSQELVGFPTKDPAFGTPAVWVAGYEAQRAAQLGYMVTDPTNVLITHVAEIVKTFAHEILSRQEVQVMINKVKEKHPVVVKELIPDLLSLGGVQKVLQNLIRERVSIRDLATILEKLTDFAKINQDPDTLSELARQSLSRQICNNLSNEQNIIPVITLDPKVEQAVQESIQQTAQGAVLALNPQVSQQILAKLANEVQAATNAGHNPVVLCNPQIRPHVKKLTERNFPMLTVLSYNEIAPKIKIQSIGAVTISFGS